The following proteins are co-located in the Rippkaea orientalis PCC 8801 genome:
- a CDS encoding chemotaxis protein CheW has protein sequence MNTNTSSINAADLTLSPNNKGGKFQTLLLFSVGKLNLALPIESVQKISRYTDLQGSGTTSVGLLHIDNQEITAIDLHKRLFKVSQALASQAKPFIILARNSLKESFAIVVEKTPTLMDIPLSKIRVLPDSYRQADTLDMASHVTMIQQEDQTLTVFIVDCDRLLSRIS, from the coding sequence ATGAATACTAATACTTCTTCGATTAATGCTGCTGATTTAACCCTTTCTCCTAATAATAAAGGTGGAAAATTTCAGACATTACTGCTATTTTCTGTGGGTAAACTGAATTTAGCGTTACCCATAGAATCTGTCCAGAAAATATCGCGCTATACTGATCTACAGGGAAGTGGTACGACATCGGTGGGACTCCTTCATATTGACAATCAAGAAATTACAGCGATCGATCTTCATAAACGCTTATTTAAAGTTAGTCAAGCTTTAGCTTCTCAGGCAAAACCTTTTATTATTTTAGCCAGAAATAGCCTTAAGGAATCCTTTGCTATTGTTGTCGAAAAAACGCCTACTTTAATGGATATTCCGTTATCAAAAATTCGCGTTTTACCTGATTCCTATCGTCAAGCAGATACCCTTGATATGGCTAGTCATGTAACGATGATTCAACAAGAAGACCAAACACTAACAGTTTTTATTGTAGATTGCGATCGCTTACTTTCTCGCATTAGCTAA